In Arachis hypogaea cultivar Tifrunner chromosome 2, arahy.Tifrunner.gnm2.J5K5, whole genome shotgun sequence, a genomic segment contains:
- the LOC112747971 gene encoding receptor-like cytoplasmic kinase 176 — translation MGACWSNRIKAVSPSSTGFTSRSVSRDGYEISSNSRSSSASIPMTPRTEGEILQSSNLKSFSYAELKTATRNFRSDSVLGEGGFGSVFKGWIDENLLATTRPGTGVVIAVKRLNQDGFQGHKEWLAEINYLGQLQHPNLVKLIGYCLEDENRLLVYEFMPKGSVENHLFRRSVHFQPLSWTLRLKIALGAAKGLAFLHSTETKVIYRDFKTSNILLDTNYNAKLSDFGLARDGPTGDKSHVSTRVMGTHGYAAPEYLATGHLTSKSDVYSFGVVLLEMLSGRRAIDKNRPSGEHNLVEWAKPYLSNKRRVFRVMDTRLEGQYSVSRAQKAATLAFQCLAMDPKYRPNMDDVVRELEQLQDPKDVLKNGNRKEHRVRGSGLGLGLPASSKGGADSPRKTSYPRPSASPLYA, via the exons ATGGGTGCTTGTTGGAGCAATAGGATTAAGGCTGTGAGTCCTTCCAGCACAG GGTTCACGTCGCGAAGTGTGAGCAGAGATGGTTATGAAATCAGCTCAAATAGTAGGAGCTCATCAGCCTCCATTCCCATGACACCCCGGACCGAGGGCGAGATCTTACAATCTTCCAATTTGAAAAGTTTCAGCTATGCAGAGCTAAAAACAGCCACTAGAAACTTCCGGTCCGACAGCGTCTTAGGCGAAGGTGGATTCGGTTCGGTTTTTAAAGGGTGGATTGATGAGAATTTGCTTGCTACCACAAGGCCAGGAACTGGTGTGGTTATTGCTGTGAAGAGACTCAACCAAGATGGTTTCCAGGGTCACAAGGAATGGTTG GCTGAAATCAACTATCTTGGACAACTGCAACATCCTAATCTAGTCAAATTGATTGGCTACTGCTTAGAGGACGAGAACCGGCTTCTAGTCTACGAATTTATGCCTAAGGGAAGCGTGGAGAATCATCTCTTTAGAA GAAGTGTTCATTTTCAGCCACTTTCATGGACTCTGCGATTAAAAATAGCCCTCGGTGCTGCGAAGGGTCTTGCGTTTCTCCACAGCACAGAAACTAAAGTCATATACCGAGACTTCAAGACTTCGAATATCTTGCTTGATACT AACTACAATGCCAAACTTTCCGATTTCGGGCTGGCCAGAGATGGACCGACTGGGGATAAGAGCCATGTCTCGACTCGGGTCATGGGAACACATGGATATGCAGCCCCAGAGTATCTAGCAACGG GTCATCTCACTTCCAAGAGTGATGTATATAGTTTCGGAGTAGTTCTTCTGGAAATGTTATCTGGAAGGCGCGCCATAGACAAGAACCGGCCATCTGGAGAACACAACCTAGTCGAATGGGCAAAACCTTACCTTTCCAACAAGCGTAGAGTTTTTCGTGTTATGGACACCCGTCTCGAAGGTCAATACTCGGTTAGCAGAGCTCAAAAGGCCGCCACGCTTGCTTTTCAGTGTCTTGCCATGGATCCTAAGTACAGGCCAAATATGGATGATGTAGTTAGAGAGTTGGAGCAGCTCCAGGATCCAAAGGACGTGTTGAAAAATGGCAATAGGAAGGAGCATCGAGTCCGTGGGTCCGGCCTCGGCCTCGGCCTCCCTGCATCTAGCAAAGGTGGTGCAGACTCTCCAAGGAAGACTTCTTATCCCAGGCCTTCTGCTTCCCCTCTTTACGCCTAA